Proteins found in one Nitratiruptor sp. SB155-2 genomic segment:
- a CDS encoding ABC transporter permease, giving the protein MKRLTIPFALFLLLLYGGLIASILYFFHPNEFLSYLHSARILFAVKTSLLAATIATILALLVAIPAGFALSRYSFMSKNIIDTLLEFPMVVSPAALGAIVLIFFNNPLGEWIQNNLITFVFSFSGIVLAQFLTIAGVATRFAKAAFDEVDTEFENTANTLGANPLYTFFTITLPLAKRGLIAGMILSWAKALGEFGATLTIAGTMPFRTETLPISIYLHLEMADIKGTVTIILILLSFGLGALFLTRMLLQRLQR; this is encoded by the coding sequence GTGAAGCGATTGACGATTCCTTTTGCTCTATTTTTACTGCTTTTATATGGAGGATTGATCGCTTCCATTTTGTACTTTTTTCATCCAAACGAATTCCTTTCCTATCTTCATTCAGCTAGGATCCTCTTTGCTGTAAAAACATCCCTTCTAGCTGCAACCATTGCTACAATTCTAGCTCTTTTGGTTGCAATACCGGCAGGTTTTGCTCTTTCGCGCTACTCCTTTATGAGCAAAAACATTATCGATACACTCCTCGAATTTCCTATGGTGGTCTCTCCAGCAGCCTTGGGAGCCATCGTTCTTATCTTTTTCAACAATCCTTTGGGAGAGTGGATACAAAACAACCTCATCACATTTGTTTTCAGCTTCAGCGGTATCGTTTTGGCGCAATTTCTAACCATTGCTGGCGTTGCGACTCGCTTTGCAAAAGCGGCGTTTGACGAGGTGGATACGGAGTTTGAAAATACGGCAAATACTCTTGGAGCAAATCCTTTGTATACCTTTTTTACTATCACTTTACCTTTGGCAAAAAGAGGACTAATTGCAGGAATGATTCTTAGCTGGGCAAAAGCGCTGGGAGAGTTCGGAGCTACTTTAACGATTGCGGGAACGATGCCTTTTCGTACGGAGACACTGCCCATTTCTATCTATCTGCATCTCGAGATGGCAGATATCAAAGGCACAGTGACAATCATTCTGATACTTCTATCCTTTGGTCTTGGAGCACTTTTTCTTACAAGAATGCTCCTACAAAGGTTGCAAAGGTGA
- the modA gene encoding molybdate ABC transporter substrate-binding protein produces MKKIVLLVAFLTVLLAKEHLLIFAGSASKPATEEAAKAFEKKTGIHVDIIFGGSGFVLSQMQLTKQGDLYFPGSSDYMEIAKKKGLVDPKSEKIVVYLVPAINVPKGNPKHIHSLKDLTKPGIKVAIANPQGVCVGAYAIEILEKNFTPKQKKQFRKNLVGYTGSCAKTANAVVLQQADAVIGWRVFHYWNPEKIETIPLKPSEIVRIGYIPIAISKFSRHPKLAQQFIDFLTSQEGQKIFAKYHYFATLDAAKEFIGATKPVGGTYQVPQEWIGQ; encoded by the coding sequence GTGAAAAAAATAGTTCTCCTTGTTGCTTTTTTGACAGTGCTTTTAGCAAAAGAGCATCTTTTAATCTTTGCTGGAAGTGCCAGCAAACCAGCGACCGAAGAGGCTGCCAAAGCCTTCGAGAAAAAAACGGGCATACATGTAGATATCATCTTTGGTGGAAGCGGTTTTGTGCTTTCACAAATGCAGCTTACAAAGCAAGGAGATCTCTACTTTCCAGGAAGCTCAGACTATATGGAGATAGCCAAGAAAAAGGGGCTTGTGGATCCAAAAAGCGAAAAAATCGTTGTCTATTTGGTTCCAGCCATCAATGTCCCAAAAGGAAATCCCAAACATATTCACTCTCTAAAAGACCTTACAAAACCTGGTATTAAAGTCGCTATCGCAAATCCGCAAGGGGTATGTGTTGGGGCATACGCCATTGAGATACTGGAGAAGAACTTCACTCCCAAACAAAAAAAGCAGTTTCGAAAAAATCTTGTGGGATATACAGGATCGTGTGCCAAAACGGCCAATGCAGTTGTTTTACAGCAAGCGGATGCAGTCATCGGCTGGAGAGTGTTTCACTACTGGAATCCCGAAAAAATCGAGACGATCCCCTTAAAGCCCAGTGAGATTGTCCGTATAGGCTATATCCCTATTGCCATCTCCAAATTTAGCCGCCATCCAAAACTTGCCCAGCAGTTTATCGACTTTTTAACATCACAAGAAGGGCAAAAGATCTTTGCCAAGTACCACTATTTTGCAACGCTCGATGCGGCGAAGGAATTTATTGGGGCTACAAAACCTGTGGGTGGCACATATCAGGTACCACAGGAGTGGATCGGGCAGTGA
- a CDS encoding gluconate 2-dehydrogenase subunit 3 family protein yields MEKRRAFLILCGASFFVPPATLLAKDQKETLQALIEMLIPYSDKPLRNASQNYIYFIFTHPSLNDKKRKFLKNSLLWLDTFSIEKKRKSFDALANNERQFLLEELLEYNWGKEMITQYTILLLEATLGDPIYGINPKGLGWERVGFTPGFPRPKRIYRGS; encoded by the coding sequence ATGGAAAAAAGAAGAGCCTTTCTGATACTTTGCGGCGCCTCTTTCTTTGTTCCACCCGCGACTCTCTTGGCTAAAGATCAAAAAGAGACGCTCCAAGCACTCATTGAAATGCTCATCCCCTATTCAGACAAACCGCTACGAAACGCTTCTCAAAACTATATCTATTTTATTTTCACGCATCCTTCATTGAACGACAAAAAAAGGAAATTTTTGAAAAATTCTCTTCTTTGGCTCGATACATTTTCTATAGAAAAAAAGAGAAAAAGTTTCGATGCACTTGCAAATAACGAGCGACAATTCCTTCTTGAAGAGCTGCTTGAGTATAACTGGGGCAAAGAGATGATAACCCAGTACACCATTTTACTTCTGGAAGCAACACTGGGTGATCCGATCTATGGCATAAATCCGAAAGGGTTGGGATGGGAAAGAGTCGGTTTTACGCCAGGATTTCCAAGACCAAAGAGGATATATCGTGGAAGTTGA